A window of the Gemmatirosa kalamazoonensis genome harbors these coding sequences:
- a CDS encoding nitrilase-related carbon-nitrogen hydrolase, whose protein sequence is MSETTLRIALVQMAVADGAPERNVARAESLVGDAGPADLYLLPELWTTGYAHGTWRDVARRHTPAAVAAMQRLADARNAWVGGSVITETASGALANRLWLAQPDGRAPVCYDKAHLFAAMDEPKHLTGGAQRVRACIGDGARAIDSALSICFDLRFPEQYRRDAVDGAQLFVVSSEWPHPRGEALRLFARARAAENQAYLALCNRVGPAADGAVFCGGSCLVAPNGEVLVDAGDSDETVVVGEVDRAVVDRYRAEFPVVPLRVEGVDY, encoded by the coding sequence ATGAGCGAGACCACGCTGCGCATCGCGCTCGTGCAGATGGCGGTGGCGGACGGCGCGCCGGAGCGCAACGTCGCGCGCGCCGAATCGCTCGTCGGCGACGCAGGGCCGGCCGACCTGTACCTGCTGCCCGAGCTGTGGACGACCGGCTACGCGCACGGTACGTGGCGCGACGTCGCGCGTCGGCACACGCCGGCCGCGGTGGCCGCGATGCAGCGCCTCGCCGACGCTCGAAACGCGTGGGTGGGCGGCAGCGTGATCACCGAGACGGCGAGCGGCGCGCTCGCGAACCGGCTGTGGCTCGCGCAGCCCGACGGACGTGCGCCCGTGTGCTACGACAAGGCGCACCTGTTCGCGGCGATGGACGAGCCGAAGCATCTGACCGGCGGCGCGCAGCGCGTGCGCGCATGCATCGGCGACGGCGCGCGCGCGATCGACTCGGCGCTCAGCATCTGCTTCGACCTGCGCTTCCCCGAGCAGTACCGCCGCGACGCCGTCGACGGTGCGCAGCTGTTCGTGGTGTCGTCGGAGTGGCCGCATCCGCGCGGCGAGGCGCTGCGACTGTTCGCGCGCGCACGTGCCGCCGAGAACCAGGCCTACCTCGCGCTCTGCAACCGCGTCGGCCCGGCCGCCGACGGCGCCGTGTTCTGCGGCGGCTCGTGCCTCGTCGCGCCGAACGGCGAGGTGCTCGTCGACGCGGGCGACTCCGACGAGACGGTCGTGGTGGGAGAGGTCGACCGCGCGGTCGTCGACCGGTACCGGGCGGAGTTCCCGGTCGTGCCGCTGCGCGTGGAGGGCGTCGACTACTGA
- a CDS encoding cytochrome b/b6 domain-containing protein: MPETRVRHHWVVRVTHWAAALAVGLMITSGLRIFNAYPAFHRKGQTFCCYPFEGHPIPKWLTFGGWLAGARHWHFAAMWLLVAAGVTYVIFNFLHGDWRDLVPRRGDGRRAVEMIRFYLGLRRDHPRQGKHNTLQKLTYFTLPVVTALVVLSGLAIWKPVSLGWLTSLFGGYVWARYWHFVGMVLVALLAVGHVFMVLAVDPYALRSMTTGGYDERLSPESRNARPFHHLLPKWAGTRPAPDMEKAS; the protein is encoded by the coding sequence ATGCCTGAGACGCGGGTCCGCCACCACTGGGTCGTCAGAGTCACGCACTGGGCCGCCGCGCTCGCGGTCGGCCTCATGATCACGTCCGGGCTGCGCATCTTCAACGCGTATCCCGCGTTCCACCGCAAGGGGCAGACGTTCTGCTGCTACCCGTTCGAGGGGCACCCCATCCCGAAGTGGCTCACGTTCGGCGGCTGGCTGGCGGGCGCGCGGCACTGGCACTTCGCGGCGATGTGGCTGCTCGTCGCCGCGGGCGTCACGTACGTGATCTTCAACTTCCTGCACGGCGACTGGCGCGACCTCGTGCCGCGGCGCGGCGACGGCCGGCGCGCGGTGGAGATGATCCGCTTCTACCTCGGCCTGCGCCGCGACCACCCGCGGCAGGGGAAGCACAACACGCTGCAGAAGCTCACGTACTTCACGCTGCCCGTCGTCACCGCGCTCGTCGTGCTCTCCGGGCTCGCGATCTGGAAGCCGGTGTCGTTAGGCTGGCTCACGAGCCTGTTCGGCGGCTACGTGTGGGCGCGCTACTGGCACTTCGTCGGCATGGTGCTCGTCGCGCTGCTCGCGGTGGGGCACGTCTTCATGGTGCTCGCGGTGGACCCGTACGCGCTGCGGTCGATGACGACGGGCGGCTACGACGAGCGGCTGTCGCCGGAGTCGCGCAACGCGCGGCCGTTCCACCACCTGCTGCCGAAGTGGGCGGGCACGCGCCCGGCGCCCGACATGGAGAAGGCATCGTGA
- a CDS encoding hybrid sensor histidine kinase/response regulator produces the protein MSISGSLLIESRRVAVPGLAPVTEADDVRMLRELLDASTDLVCAATPDGRLTFVNRAWQRTLGYTADEAASLSAPDLVAPEDRGRYMDVGRRLVTGETIEEFEAVLVAKDGHRVVCRGRAVPIMVDDPAMPGRRICVGTRAAYRDVTADRRAEAMRARLAKTMEATPDFVGMSSHDGRILFLNDAGRRLVGIAPSDDLSTILAPHLHPPETIALLLREAFPAVERGETWTGEGELLSLTGERIPVSMVIVPHPGIGGTDEVPRFTAVMRDLRERKRAEAELAARERELRTLLGALADVVLVLDAEGTYLRAVPACYELYIAPPETLIGRKVHDVLPRDVAEAVLGVVHAALVSGAPATLEYALDVPRGRTWFAATCSPLGDGTVLWVARDITARREAEEQLRQAQKMEALGQFAGSMAHDFNNFLMVIRGNADAVLADLPADDAAREALGDIVAAADRAEGLTRQILAFSRRQVLRPARVELSAAVPAIQRLLEQAVGPQVRLEIRLCPDAGGIRADATQLSQLLINLAVNARDAMPDGGTLTIETTAVTLTRGTPHVHGVVPPGTYSMLTVRDTGVGMSEATLARIFEPFFTTKPRGRGTGLGLATVYGIVQQSGGHLTVASRPGEGTTFVIYFPQLAPEPAPPADPAGAPTTAGGHRVLVVDDEPAVRRITQRILKQGGFAVTTADGAESALALLATDATRGTLPHVVLTDVQMPGLGGRELGDRIAARFPDLPVLYMSGYTTDDLLSQHLVRDGQHIIVKPFTAETLVAAVKEAALRTHVPPYHS, from the coding sequence ATGTCGATCTCCGGTTCGCTCCTGATCGAGTCGCGTCGCGTCGCCGTACCGGGCCTCGCGCCCGTGACCGAGGCCGATGACGTGCGGATGCTCCGCGAGCTGCTCGACGCCAGCACCGATCTCGTCTGCGCCGCCACCCCCGACGGGCGGCTGACGTTCGTGAACCGCGCCTGGCAGCGCACGCTCGGGTACACGGCCGACGAGGCCGCGTCGCTGTCGGCGCCCGATCTCGTCGCCCCGGAGGACCGCGGGCGCTACATGGACGTCGGGCGGCGCCTCGTGACCGGCGAGACGATCGAGGAGTTCGAGGCGGTGCTCGTGGCGAAGGACGGTCACCGCGTCGTCTGCCGCGGCCGCGCCGTCCCGATCATGGTCGACGATCCCGCGATGCCGGGCCGCCGGATCTGCGTCGGCACGCGCGCCGCCTACCGCGACGTCACGGCCGACCGCCGCGCCGAGGCGATGCGCGCGCGACTCGCGAAGACGATGGAGGCGACCCCCGACTTCGTCGGGATGAGCTCCCACGACGGCCGCATCCTGTTCCTGAACGACGCCGGTCGCCGACTCGTCGGCATCGCGCCGAGCGACGATCTGTCGACGATTCTCGCGCCGCATCTCCATCCGCCGGAGACCATCGCGCTGCTGCTGCGCGAGGCGTTCCCGGCCGTGGAGCGCGGCGAGACGTGGACGGGCGAGGGCGAGCTGCTCTCGTTGACCGGCGAGCGCATCCCGGTGTCGATGGTGATCGTGCCGCATCCCGGCATCGGCGGCACCGACGAGGTGCCACGCTTCACCGCGGTCATGCGCGATCTGCGCGAGCGCAAGCGCGCCGAGGCGGAGCTGGCCGCGCGCGAGCGCGAGCTGCGGACGCTGCTCGGCGCGCTCGCCGACGTCGTCCTCGTGCTCGACGCCGAGGGCACGTACCTGCGCGCCGTGCCGGCGTGCTACGAGCTGTACATCGCGCCGCCCGAGACGCTCATCGGCCGTAAGGTGCACGACGTGCTGCCGCGCGACGTCGCCGAGGCGGTGCTCGGCGTGGTGCACGCCGCGCTCGTCTCCGGTGCGCCGGCGACGCTGGAGTACGCGCTCGACGTGCCCCGCGGCCGTACGTGGTTCGCCGCCACGTGCTCGCCCCTCGGCGACGGCACCGTGCTCTGGGTGGCGCGCGACATCACGGCGCGGCGCGAGGCGGAGGAGCAGCTGCGCCAGGCGCAGAAGATGGAGGCGCTCGGTCAGTTCGCCGGCTCGATGGCGCACGACTTCAACAACTTCCTCATGGTGATCCGCGGCAACGCGGACGCCGTGCTGGCCGATCTGCCCGCCGACGACGCGGCGCGCGAGGCGTTAGGCGACATCGTCGCCGCGGCCGATCGCGCGGAGGGCCTGACGCGGCAGATCCTCGCGTTCAGCCGCCGGCAGGTGCTGCGTCCGGCGCGCGTGGAGCTGAGCGCCGCCGTGCCGGCGATCCAGCGGCTGCTCGAGCAGGCGGTGGGCCCGCAGGTGCGTCTGGAGATCCGGCTCTGCCCCGACGCCGGCGGCATCCGCGCCGACGCGACGCAGCTCTCGCAGCTGCTCATCAACCTCGCCGTGAACGCGCGCGACGCGATGCCCGACGGCGGCACGCTGACGATCGAGACGACGGCCGTGACGCTCACGCGGGGCACGCCGCACGTCCACGGCGTGGTGCCACCGGGCACGTACAGCATGCTGACGGTGCGCGACACGGGGGTCGGCATGAGCGAGGCGACGCTCGCGCGCATCTTCGAGCCGTTCTTCACGACGAAGCCGCGCGGACGCGGCACGGGCCTCGGCCTGGCGACGGTCTACGGCATCGTGCAGCAGTCGGGGGGCCACCTCACCGTGGCGTCGCGCCCCGGCGAGGGGACGACGTTCGTGATCTACTTCCCGCAGCTCGCGCCCGAGCCGGCGCCACCCGCCGATCCCGCCGGCGCGCCGACCACGGCCGGGGGCCATCGCGTGCTCGTGGTCGACGACGAGCCGGCGGTGCGGCGCATCACCCAGCGCATCCTGAAGCAGGGCGGCTTCGCGGTGACGACCGCCGACGGCGCCGAGTCCGCGCTCGCGCTGCTCGCCACCGACGCGACGCGCGGTACGCTGCCGCACGTCGTGCTCACCGACGTCCAGATGCCGGGCCTCGGCGGCCGCGAGCTCGGCGACCGCATCGCGGCGCGCTTCCCCGACCTGCCGGTGCTCTACATGTCGGGCTACACGACCGACGACCTGCTCTCACAGCACCTCGTGCGCGACGGCCAGCACATCATCGTGAAGCCGTTCACGGCGGAGACGCTGGTGGCCGCCGTGAAAGAGGCGGCACTCCGCACTCACGTCCCTCCGTACCACTCGTAG
- a CDS encoding ABC transporter permease, producing MPNDSPRRLFRLPWSPRQIDDDVETEVAFHLDARVRELTAAGASADAARDQAAREFGDVRAARAELRAIDRARVRRVRLGDWWDGLRQDLRFAARSLRRRPLFLASAVLTLALGIGANAAIFSVVDGVLLKPLPYAAPGRLVRVWPTGKVPLGIYDLLVAQSRSYRGLAGAETGREVSVTDEGEPARLVVSLVTPNAFDVLGVRPALGRAFAPDARDPGRGHAVVLSDALWRTRYGSDPRVVGRTIRLDGVAHTVLGVMPRDFRFPNGDVQLWSVPTATRASPDYWWGTYLALVGRLAPGVTPAQARAEANVLLDRARSAFPVRMPDGWGHDVDVVPLRDAVVGSARPTLLVLLGAVSLVLLVACVNVATLYAERAAGRTREIAVRASLGAGRRRIARQLLTESVLVASLGAAAGFALAALAVRGLVALLPPGVPRVEEIGIDLRVLGVTAALATLSGLAFGLLPALRASRQDAQAALRGGASGHAAAASAPRALVVAQVALAVVLVSSAGLLMKSFWRLRQVELGFRTERVLTATVPNPIVASDTLARVRAFYDAALERVRAVPGVRAAAFANGLPFGGGAYFTAMAVEDHPTPPGVEPPLPVVTWSTGDYLQALGIPLLRGRALAPTDREGTPRVGLVDEEAARRFWPGEDPIGRRVRYVWDPTSWITIVGVVGTVRRDSLSAAAAPSLYVPMRQAIARPMRLVVRAQASTDPATLARALRAAVASVDPSVPVGEVTTLDDVVSDSAARPRFTMTLLAAFALVAVLLGAVGIYGVVAAGVARRRREIGVRLALGASAGRVRGMVLREGGTLAAAGVVAGLVGALAAGRLLRGLLFGVAPADPLVLLAVPVVLAVVALAATVIPARRAARVEPLVVMRDA from the coding sequence ATGCCTAACGACTCCCCGCGCCGCCTCTTCCGCCTCCCCTGGTCCCCGCGCCAGATCGACGACGACGTCGAGACCGAGGTCGCCTTCCACCTCGACGCACGCGTGCGCGAGCTGACGGCCGCCGGCGCGAGCGCTGACGCCGCCCGCGACCAGGCGGCGCGCGAGTTCGGCGACGTGCGCGCCGCGCGGGCCGAGCTCCGCGCGATCGACCGTGCGCGCGTGCGCCGCGTGCGACTCGGCGACTGGTGGGACGGGCTGCGCCAGGACCTGCGCTTCGCCGCGCGCTCGCTCCGCCGCCGGCCGCTGTTCCTCGCCTCCGCCGTGCTCACGCTGGCGTTGGGCATCGGCGCGAACGCCGCGATCTTCAGCGTCGTCGACGGCGTGCTCCTGAAGCCCCTGCCCTACGCCGCGCCCGGCCGCCTCGTGCGCGTGTGGCCCACCGGCAAGGTGCCGTTAGGCATCTACGACCTCCTCGTCGCGCAGTCGCGGTCGTACCGCGGGCTCGCCGGCGCGGAGACGGGGCGCGAGGTCTCGGTCACCGACGAGGGGGAGCCGGCGCGGCTCGTCGTCTCGCTCGTCACGCCGAACGCGTTCGACGTCCTCGGCGTCAGGCCGGCGTTGGGCCGCGCGTTCGCGCCCGACGCGCGCGACCCCGGACGCGGGCACGCGGTGGTGCTCTCCGACGCGCTCTGGCGCACGCGCTACGGGAGCGACCCGCGCGTCGTCGGCCGCACGATCCGGCTCGACGGCGTCGCGCACACGGTGCTCGGCGTCATGCCGCGCGACTTCCGCTTCCCGAACGGCGACGTCCAGCTGTGGTCCGTGCCGACCGCGACGCGCGCGTCGCCGGACTACTGGTGGGGCACGTACCTCGCGCTCGTCGGCCGCCTCGCGCCCGGCGTCACGCCCGCCCAGGCGCGCGCCGAAGCGAACGTGCTGCTCGACCGCGCGCGATCCGCGTTTCCCGTGCGCATGCCCGACGGCTGGGGACACGACGTCGACGTCGTGCCGCTGCGCGACGCGGTCGTCGGCTCGGCCCGACCGACGCTGCTCGTCCTGCTCGGCGCCGTGTCGCTCGTGCTGCTCGTGGCGTGCGTGAACGTCGCGACGCTGTACGCGGAGCGCGCCGCCGGCCGCACGCGCGAGATCGCGGTGCGCGCGTCGCTCGGCGCGGGACGGCGGCGCATCGCGAGGCAACTGCTCACGGAGAGCGTGCTCGTCGCGTCGTTGGGGGCCGCGGCGGGATTCGCGCTCGCCGCGCTCGCGGTGCGCGGGCTCGTCGCGCTGCTGCCGCCGGGCGTGCCGCGCGTCGAGGAGATCGGCATCGACCTCCGCGTGCTCGGCGTCACGGCCGCACTGGCGACGCTGAGCGGGCTCGCGTTCGGGCTGCTCCCGGCGCTGCGCGCGTCGCGGCAGGACGCGCAGGCGGCGCTGCGCGGCGGGGCGAGCGGTCACGCCGCGGCGGCGAGCGCGCCGCGGGCGCTCGTCGTCGCCCAGGTGGCGCTCGCCGTCGTCCTCGTGTCGTCGGCGGGGCTCCTGATGAAGAGCTTCTGGCGCCTGCGGCAGGTGGAGCTCGGCTTCCGCACCGAGCGCGTGCTCACCGCGACGGTGCCGAACCCGATCGTCGCGTCGGACACGCTGGCGCGCGTGCGCGCGTTCTACGATGCGGCGCTCGAGCGCGTGCGCGCGGTGCCGGGCGTGCGCGCGGCGGCGTTCGCGAACGGGCTCCCGTTCGGTGGCGGCGCGTACTTCACCGCGATGGCCGTCGAGGACCACCCGACGCCGCCCGGCGTCGAGCCCCCGCTCCCCGTGGTGACGTGGTCCACCGGCGACTACCTGCAGGCGTTAGGCATCCCGCTCCTCCGCGGCCGGGCGCTCGCGCCGACGGACCGCGAGGGAACCCCGCGCGTCGGGCTCGTCGACGAGGAGGCCGCGCGCCGGTTCTGGCCCGGCGAGGATCCGATCGGACGCCGCGTTCGTTACGTGTGGGATCCGACGAGCTGGATCACGATCGTCGGCGTCGTCGGCACGGTGCGCCGCGACAGCCTGAGCGCGGCGGCCGCGCCGTCGCTCTACGTGCCGATGCGCCAGGCGATCGCGCGGCCGATGCGCCTCGTCGTGCGCGCGCAGGCGTCGACCGATCCGGCGACGCTCGCCCGCGCGCTGCGCGCCGCGGTGGCGTCGGTGGATCCGTCGGTGCCGGTCGGCGAGGTGACGACGCTCGACGACGTCGTGTCCGACTCCGCGGCGCGTCCGCGCTTCACCATGACGCTGCTCGCCGCGTTCGCGCTCGTCGCCGTGCTCCTTGGCGCCGTCGGGATCTACGGCGTCGTGGCGGCGGGGGTCGCGCGCCGCCGGCGCGAGATCGGTGTGCGTCTCGCGTTAGGCGCATCGGCCGGCCGCGTGCGCGGCATGGTGCTGCGCGAGGGCGGCACGCTCGCCGCGGCCGGCGTCGTCGCGGGGCTCGTCGGCGCGCTCGCCGCCGGTCGGCTGCTGCGCGGCCTGCTGTTCGGCGTCGCGCCGGCCGATCCGCTCGTGCTGCTCGCCGTGCCGGTGGTGCTCGCCGTCGTCGCCCTCGCGGCGACGGTCATTCCCGCGCGTCGCGCGGCGCGCGTGGAGCCGCTGGTGGTGATGCGCGACGCGTGA
- a CDS encoding molybdopterin-dependent oxidoreductase: MSRDLRILAAQLVDRAAHRLETEASLDRRAFLARGTSLAAALAGAALAACDSQGPRAAQRLLRFAERKNEGVERWLLRHTAMDHARRGAHAAGMAFPSYHVARAVPTWDAAARGPWALEVSGLVRTPLRLSLEQLVALPQTQQRVNHYCVEGWNAVATFWGVRLRELARLAGALPNAQYVDFQSFDVDGDTPYHESWDVESATHPQTLVVYAKDGQFLSPAYGAPARVHSPIKLGYKNTKYLTRVVFMAQRNGGYWTDAGYEWYGGT, translated from the coding sequence GTGAGCCGCGACCTGCGCATCCTCGCCGCGCAGCTCGTCGACCGCGCGGCGCACCGTCTGGAGACCGAGGCCTCGCTCGACCGCCGCGCGTTCCTCGCGCGCGGCACGTCGCTCGCCGCGGCGCTCGCCGGCGCGGCGCTCGCCGCGTGCGACTCGCAGGGCCCGCGCGCCGCGCAGCGGCTGCTGCGCTTCGCCGAGCGAAAGAACGAGGGCGTGGAGCGGTGGCTGCTGCGCCACACCGCGATGGACCACGCCCGCCGCGGCGCGCACGCCGCCGGGATGGCGTTCCCGTCGTACCACGTCGCGCGCGCCGTGCCGACGTGGGACGCGGCGGCACGCGGCCCGTGGGCGCTCGAGGTGTCGGGGCTCGTGCGCACGCCGCTCCGCCTGTCGCTCGAGCAGCTCGTCGCGCTGCCGCAGACGCAGCAGCGCGTGAACCACTACTGCGTGGAAGGATGGAACGCGGTGGCGACGTTCTGGGGCGTGCGGCTGCGCGAGCTCGCGCGGCTCGCCGGTGCGCTGCCCAACGCGCAGTACGTCGACTTCCAGAGCTTCGACGTCGACGGCGACACGCCGTACCACGAGAGCTGGGACGTCGAGAGCGCGACCCATCCGCAGACGCTCGTCGTCTACGCGAAGGACGGGCAGTTCCTCTCCCCGGCCTACGGCGCGCCGGCGCGCGTGCACTCGCCGATCAAGCTCGGTTACAAGAACACGAAGTACCTGACGCGCGTCGTGTTCATGGCCCAGCGCAACGGCGGCTACTGGACGGACGCGGGCTACGAGTGGTACGGAGGGACGTGA
- a CDS encoding class I SAM-dependent methyltransferase: protein MTAGGAYDVVPEVGALYDAVPAYGARRDVAFYVEEATRGGGPVLELGCGTGRITLPIARAGVAVAGLDASEGMLARCRTKLDAEPGAVRERVTLHRADARDFSLGTTFALAIAPFRILQHLVGVDDQLRCLASVARHVVPGGRLVLDVFNPSFAALTRDRAAEQEDTTVTLPDGRVLRRTVRIPRVRWTEQVSETELIYYVGAPGDPPRRVVQAFDMRWYVRAELVHLLARTGFAVREILGDFDRSPLTDGAPEMIVRAERLTT from the coding sequence ATGACCGCGGGCGGGGCCTACGACGTCGTCCCGGAGGTCGGAGCCCTCTACGACGCCGTCCCCGCATACGGTGCGCGACGCGACGTCGCGTTCTACGTCGAGGAGGCGACGCGCGGCGGTGGGCCGGTGCTGGAGCTCGGCTGCGGCACCGGCCGCATCACACTGCCGATCGCGCGCGCCGGCGTCGCCGTCGCGGGGCTCGACGCGTCGGAGGGGATGCTCGCGCGCTGCCGGACGAAGCTCGACGCGGAGCCCGGCGCGGTCCGCGAGCGCGTCACGCTCCACCGCGCCGACGCGCGGGACTTCTCGTTAGGCACCACGTTCGCGCTCGCCATCGCGCCGTTCCGCATCCTGCAGCATCTCGTCGGCGTCGACGACCAGCTCCGGTGCCTGGCGAGCGTGGCGCGTCACGTCGTGCCGGGCGGCCGGCTCGTGCTCGACGTCTTCAACCCGAGCTTCGCCGCGCTGACGCGGGACCGCGCCGCCGAGCAGGAGGACACGACGGTGACGCTCCCCGACGGCCGCGTCCTGCGGCGCACGGTGCGCATCCCGCGCGTCCGGTGGACCGAGCAGGTGAGCGAGACGGAGCTGATATACTACGTGGGCGCGCCCGGCGACCCGCCGCGGCGGGTCGTGCAGGCGTTCGACATGCGCTGGTACGTCCGCGCGGAGCTGGTCCACCTGCTCGCCCGCACGGGCTTCGCCGTGCGCGAGATCCTCGGCGACTTCGACCGGTCGCCGCTCACCGACGGCGCGCCCGAGATGATCGTGCGCGCCGAGCGCCTAACGACGTGA
- a CDS encoding PadR family transcriptional regulator — translation MGTADLDLLQGTLDVLVLKALMFGPRHGYAVARWIKGTSDEALTVEDRALYVALHRLEARGWVVAEWGLSENNRRAKYYRLTAAGRRQLGTETARWTRYAEAVFKVLGATT, via the coding sequence ATGGGGACCGCCGACCTCGATCTGCTGCAGGGCACGCTCGACGTGCTCGTGCTGAAGGCGCTGATGTTCGGGCCGCGCCACGGGTACGCCGTGGCGCGGTGGATCAAGGGGACGTCGGACGAGGCGCTGACGGTGGAGGATCGCGCGCTGTACGTGGCGCTGCATCGACTCGAGGCGCGCGGCTGGGTGGTGGCCGAGTGGGGGCTCTCGGAGAACAACCGCCGGGCGAAGTACTACCGGCTCACCGCGGCCGGGCGGCGGCAGCTCGGCACCGAGACGGCGCGGTGGACGCGGTATGCGGAGGCGGTGTTCAAGGTGCTCGGGGCGACGACGTGA
- a CDS encoding dipeptidase, whose translation MATAADAQPAAQPSDAALRARVERLLKSTPLIDGHNDLPWAIREAGDRAGKHGTLDVEGYDLRQHTTGQTDFARMAQGHLAGQFWSVYIPGEPTDPAYARDGAVTDRPGYAAVQLEQIDVARRIIARYPDKMVLATKAADVMPAFRAGKIPSFLGMEGGHAIDNSLSLLRTYYDLGVRYMTLTHNVTLDWADAALDTAKHGGLTPFGREVVREMNRLGMLVDLSHTSPGTMSSALDVTEAPVIFSHSSARAIADHPRDVPDSILARLPKNGGVVMVTFVPSFISQAVYDWQKTREAAVADARRRANGDTAAARAAVREWEASHPEPKTTVKDVADHVEHVRKVAGIDHVGLGGDYDGNSDWPEGMTDVTSYPMLFVELARRGWSDADLAKLASGNVLRALREAEAVSARLRRSRPASAATIRELDRPNVTHP comes from the coding sequence GTGGCCACCGCCGCCGACGCCCAGCCCGCCGCCCAGCCGTCCGATGCCGCGCTCCGCGCCCGCGTCGAGCGGCTGCTGAAGTCCACGCCGCTCATCGACGGGCACAACGACCTCCCGTGGGCCATCCGCGAGGCCGGCGACCGGGCAGGGAAGCACGGCACGCTCGACGTCGAGGGCTACGACCTGCGCCAGCACACCACCGGCCAGACGGACTTCGCGCGCATGGCCCAGGGACACCTCGCCGGGCAGTTCTGGTCCGTCTACATCCCCGGCGAGCCGACCGACCCCGCGTACGCGCGCGACGGCGCGGTGACCGACCGGCCCGGGTACGCTGCCGTGCAGCTCGAGCAGATCGACGTCGCGCGGCGCATCATCGCGCGCTACCCGGACAAGATGGTGCTCGCGACGAAGGCGGCCGACGTCATGCCCGCGTTCCGCGCCGGCAAGATCCCGTCGTTCCTCGGTATGGAGGGCGGGCACGCGATCGACAACTCGCTCTCGCTCCTCCGCACGTACTACGACCTCGGCGTGCGCTACATGACGCTCACGCACAACGTGACGCTCGACTGGGCGGACGCGGCGCTCGACACCGCGAAGCACGGCGGGCTCACGCCGTTCGGCCGCGAGGTCGTGCGCGAGATGAATCGCCTCGGCATGCTCGTCGACCTCTCGCACACGTCGCCGGGAACGATGAGCTCCGCGCTTGACGTCACGGAGGCGCCGGTCATCTTCTCGCACTCCTCCGCGCGCGCGATCGCCGACCACCCGCGCGACGTCCCCGACTCCATCCTCGCGCGGCTGCCGAAGAACGGCGGCGTGGTGATGGTGACGTTCGTCCCGAGCTTCATCTCGCAGGCCGTCTACGACTGGCAGAAGACGCGCGAGGCGGCGGTCGCCGACGCGCGCCGGCGGGCGAACGGCGACACGGCGGCGGCGCGCGCCGCGGTGCGTGAGTGGGAAGCCTCGCACCCGGAGCCGAAGACGACGGTGAAGGACGTCGCCGACCACGTCGAGCACGTGCGCAAGGTCGCGGGCATCGACCACGTGGGGCTCGGCGGCGACTACGACGGCAACTCCGACTGGCCCGAAGGGATGACCGACGTGACGTCGTATCCGATGCTGTTCGTCGAGCTCGCTCGCCGTGGCTGGTCCGACGCCGACCTCGCGAAGCTCGCGAGCGGCAACGTGCTCCGCGCGCTGCGCGAGGCAGAGGCCGTCTCGGCGCGGCTGCGCCGGTCGCGCCCCGCATCGGCCGCCACGATCCGCGAGCTCGATCGGCCTAACGTGACGCACCCGTAA